A stretch of DNA from Odontesthes bonariensis isolate fOdoBon6 chromosome 5, fOdoBon6.hap1, whole genome shotgun sequence:
GATGTAAGTAAAACTCTATTTTACTATCCTGTAACCTTTTAGCTGAAGTTTGAAATAGAAAAACGCCTGTGATAGTAATAAAAACTTTATTATGCAGTTTAAGATTTCGTATACAAACAtcaaaaagatatatatatatatatatatatacacagtctgtcatttaaaaagtaaaaaatgtacCAAAAGTGCAATCTACAGTAGAAATGCTCACTACAGTCACTACATGTTATCCTGAGTTATTTCTATTACAATGTCACATGGAAATCAGAAAAGGGAAACGTTTTATCAGTATGTACAGGTCTCAGCGCCAAAATTATATCTGCACCATGGTCATGTTGAGGCTTAGCTATTAACATATATATGAACTATGTGCGGAATAAAAAAGatgactggaaaaaaatcttatACTTTAAAAAAGGGCATCCTCAGATGTTCATGTCTGTTTAAGTGTgtctgaaagctttttctgtttctttaaacacatttgtttctttttcagactgcaATGGAATTGGAGGTGTCGGCAGAGTCAGACCACAGAGAGGTTCTCCTGCTGACAACAGACTGGAATTTGGTGCTTGTCTTCATTTTGCAGCCCAAAGACCTCAAGATTTCCAGCAACTGACGCCGGAACTTTATGCCCACAAAGGCGTACAGGATGGGATTGAGGCTACAGTGAAGGTAACCCAGGGAAGAGGTCACTGCTATAGCTTTACCCAGAGTGATTCTTATTCCACAGATGTTGGTGTTGTAGTATTGACAGGATGTGTCCACTACAAGTGTGATATTGTACGGCGTCCAGCAGAGAAAGAAAACCACCACCAGGCttattatgactttgaaagctCTCTGCTTTTGGAGACCCTGGGTGCCGCCACAACGCAGCTTCCACAGGATGCAGGAGTAGCATATGATCAGGATGAGTGAAGGAAGCAGAAAGCCCACTATGTGGTAGATCAGGCGAGATGTCACATGCCAATAACGTATTCCCTCGTTGCCAAATTTTGAGTAGTCACGAACACACTCATTCCTGTGTCTTCTCTCATCTAATACAACATCTAAGAAGATCCAATCGAGAATAGAGAGAAGCAGGGAGAAAAACCACACCATCAAGCAGCTGACATGAACAACCCAGGGCTTCCTGCGGGAGTACATCTGAGTGGCATGGACAATGGACAGGTAGCGATCCATACTGATGCAGGCCAGGAGAAAGATCCCACAGTAAAAGTTGATCTGGGTGTTCAACAAAATCAGTCAAAGATAAGCAAGAAACTTTTTGAAAGATTTTTCTTTCGCACATTTGTTGCACATTTCTTACCGTAAAAACAGTTCCAGTCATCTTGCAGAGATGAGCACCAaatgtccatccatccttttGCACAGACTGGACAGCATAGAGGGGCAGGGTCACCAGCAGCAGGATGTCTGCCACACCCAAGTGAAGGATGAAGGTGTCTGTCACGCTCCAGGATTTCCTGCTCTGAAACAGCACTCCCAGCAGTGCTCCGTTTCCCAGGACACCCACAACAAACGCCACCGAGTACATAACCGGGATCAGCACCGCCCCAAAATTTGTACCCTCCGTCAGATCACAAATCTCATCATTAATAGAATAGTCGTAGTCTGCATCATAAGAATAGTTCTCAGATAGATTTACGAAGCTCATCATGTCCATGATGTAGGTCTGTAAGGAAAAAGAGAACAGaacatttttcacatttgtttgGTTAGACCTGCACCATCTCTTTCTAGCCACATGGTGGCGCTATCTATGTAGATAATTACCTCAGAGT
This window harbors:
- the cxcr3.1 gene encoding C-X-C chemokine receptor type 3.1; translated protein: MDMMSFVNLSENYSYDADYDYSINDEICDLTEGTNFGAVLIPVMYSVAFVVGVLGNGALLGVLFQSRKSWSVTDTFILHLGVADILLLVTLPLYAVQSVQKDGWTFGAHLCKMTGTVFTINFYCGIFLLACISMDRYLSIVHATQMYSRRKPWVVHVSCLMVWFFSLLLSILDWIFLDVVLDERRHRNECVRDYSKFGNEGIRYWHVTSRLIYHIVGFLLPSLILIICYSCILWKLRCGGTQGLQKQRAFKVIISLVVVFFLCWTPYNITLVVDTSCQYYNTNICGIRITLGKAIAVTSSLGYLHCSLNPILYAFVGIKFRRQLLEILRSLGCKMKTSTKFQSVVSRRTSLWSDSADTSNSIAV